One Microbacterium marinum genomic window, CGCGAGAGCTTTCGTGACATCTTTGAGCAGCTGCGCGCCGAGGGGATCTTCCAGCGGACGATTCCGGAGATCGAGAATAGCGATCTCTTTAAGCTGTCACCGTTCAAGGTGCTCACACCTGAGCAAGCAGTCGCTGTCGAGGACATCGTCGAGGGTCTGCTCGAGGATCTTGCGGCTGGCACACCGTCGTCGAGTGTGATCGAGGGGCATCCCGGTACTGGCAAGACAATCGTTGCGATCTTCTTGATGAAGCTGCTCGCGGACATCCGCGACTACAGCGACGCTGACGAGATTGAGTCGGACTCGATGTTCGCCGAGTTCTTTGTGCCCGAGAATCGGGAGCTGCTCCGCGACCTTCGCATTGGCTTCGTCGTTCCACAGCAGTCGCTTCGTGAGTCAATCAAGCGGGTGTTCAAGAAGACGCCGAAGATCGCCCCGGAGCAGATCCTCAGCCCGTTCGATGTCGGGACGTCGGATACGCGCTGGGACATCCTGATCGTGGATGAGACGCACCGGCTGAATCAGCGGGCGAACCAGTCGTCCGGCGTCAACAACAAGCGCTTCATCATCAGCAATGAGAAGTTGTTCGGGGCCGACGATCCCGTGAAGACTCAGCTGGACTGGATCCGAGCGCAAAGCGCGCATCAGATCTACCTCCTCGATGTCGAGCAGACGGTGCGCCCGGCGGATCTGCCGCAGGCGATCCTTCGCGGGCTTGCCGAAGATGCTCGAGCTCAGCATCGCCGCTACCCGCTCGCGACGCAGATGCGGGTGCACGCGGGCGCCGACTACGTCGCATTCGTCCGGGGGATGCTTCGTGGCGAAGCGGAGTCCGGCGGTCGCCCGGACTTCGGAGACTATGACCTTCGGCTCTTCGACAACCTGGCAGAGATGCGCGCGGAGATCTTCGCCCGGAACGCCGAGCACGGACTTGCTCGTCTTATCGCTGGCTACGCGTGGGACTGGAAGAGCAATCGCGACAAGATGGCCTTCGATATCGAGCTCGACGGGCTGCAGTTGCGTTGGAACAGTCAGTCGAAGGACTGGATCAGCAGCCCCGGGTCGATTGACGAGGTCGGTTCGATCCACACCGTGCAGGGGTACGACCTGAATTACGCGGGCGTCATCATCGGCAATGACCTGCGCTACGACTCAGTAGCGGGCCGGCTTTACATCGACCGGGACTCGTACCGCGACGCGAAGGGCAAGGAGAACAACAAGCAGCTGGGGATCGTCTACTCCGACGGCGACCTGCTTGAGTTCATCCGGAACATCTATGGGGTGCTGCTGACGCGGGGGATCCGCGGAACTTACGTCTACGTATGCGATCCGGAGCTGCGGGCATATGTCGAGCGCGCTCTGGCCGAGGCGAAGCAGTAGATCCAATTCAACCCAACCGATCGCAACACTGCGTCAGAGGAGCGACCGTAGCCGGGCTTCCTTGCGCGCCGGCTATGCGAGCGCAGAACGCGGTCTCGTGCGCAGCCGCAGTTGTCATCAGTCGCGCGGCCCGCTCGACGACCCGCTTGCGGGTGTGGAATGCGCCAATCGCTGTGTCGCGCCTGTCCGCCAAGATGGGGTGCGTGACCGACGCGATAGACGGCCTGTTCGATCCCAGCCGCAGCGAGACCCCTCCCGCCGTAGACATCGCCACGCTCAGACAGCTACTTCAGGCGCAGGCAAACACGATCGTCGCCGTTGGGACTGGCGGCGAGCGCATACAGAACGTGGATTCGCGGTGGCAGCGAGACACGCGCACACTAAACGCGAACTTCCGACGCCTTGGACTCCCGCCACCGTTCCCCTGGGATGGGCTCTGGGACTGGTATGGGTATTACTCCCAGAACCTCGCGACATACCAGGAGCGTCGGAGCTACGTTCGCGAACTGACGCAGAACGCCCTCACTCGGCTCGACCAGATCGAAGCTCGCGGCGGCATCCATGACCCCGCCGCGGGCGATGACACGCCGACGTGGCAAAACCTCAATGGCCGAATCGCAGGTCTCGTCGAGGAGTACTCCAGCGCACGAGACCGCGACGGCTGGCAAGACGTAGGGCGACGCAGCCGGGAGATTCTGATTGACTTCAGCAAGCTGATCGCGGACCCAACCATCGTGCCTGAGGGGCAGGAACCACCGAAGGGCGCAGACGCGAAGGCGTGGTTCGATCTGTTCCTCGCGAAGTTCGCGAGCGGACGTGACAAGGCGGAGCTGCGCTCCACGATGAGGGCCGTGTGGGACCTGGCTCAGAAGGTCACTCATGGAGACATCACGGACGTTGACGCGTTCGCAGCTGCGCAAGCGACCGTAATGGTCGTGCGCACGGCACAGATGCTGAAGCGTGACGCAGAATAGGAGGGTATTCCTTGGCGAACTTCGATGATGAAACGCTACGCGCAGTGGGCGAGCTAATTGCCCTCGGCGAGCAAGAGGGTTTCGGCATAACGTTCGAGCCAGATGCAGACGGCTGGACGGTCGGATTCGTGCGCGGCCGGGGCGGCGGCGACCTGCACAGCGATTACGACCTGGCGACAGCGGCGCGAGGTGCGATCCGCCCGCTACTCCAGTTATCGGCCCGGCACGTCGCCAACCGTCGCGACCGTTCGCCGCGGGACTAAGTCGCGGGCGAGCTTCCGAAGTAGCAACGATTGTCGGGGGCACCATCCACACTTGGAGGGTGGCAAGAAGAAAGCTTCCCGACCTTGAGATGGTCGAGGCCGACGCGCGAGGGATTGAGATCGGCTTTGAGCGAATGGCGGGGATACTGGCGCGCCTACCCGACATTGACTCCCACGCGGACCTCGTGAAACTTGCCCCGGGCCTGATCGCGGCGGCGGTTAGACGGATCGAAGACGCAGCCGAACCGTTCGACGCCTTTGACGTGCTCGAGTCGCTCAAGATGCGCGAGCTACCGATGAGCTTGGTGGGATACAGCGAGCGTGAGCACGACGGCATGCCGGCGGTAATTGAACTTGCCGCCGTTGTCCTGCTCGCCCGTGGCGCGCGCGAGGCACATGAACCATCTGACGCGAATCCTGGGGAGGCGGTTGAGCAGATCGCCGAAGCTGCCCGCGAACTGCTCTTTCTCGCGAACTTCGTCTCTCTCACCCCTCCCATGGCCGCCTCCGCTGGATCGTCCGAGAGCGCCGCCAAGGCGGAGATTGCTCAATCGCTCAAGACGTACGAGCTATTTGTGCGCAACCGTCAGTATCAGAGCATTCGCGACGAGCACGATCCGAAGCTCCTTGGCGACGATCAGGTCTCCAGGGACATGACTGAGATGCTCGGATTCAGCTACACCGAGTACATCGCAATCCGTCGCGCGATCCACGAGTTTAGTGGCGACCGGCTCAACGCAGCCGCGGACCAGTTCTACGGTGCCTTCGATGACGAAGCAGCGGCCGCTCGCTGGGACTTCAGTTCTCTGCCGGAGGACACGCGGGAGAGAGCGTGGAAGGGCCTGGCCAACCTCTTCATTCATCCTGGTGCGCGAGCATCGTTCACCGCGGACGAGATCGCCGTTCGTTCAGAGTCCGAAGTGTCGATAGTTCGTGCAGTGCTCACACTCTTTGCGGTGCCCTTCGACTCCGGCGATCCAGCGAGCAATGTTCGGTCGTACCTTGAGGGCGATAACCCGTTCAGCTCGAAGTCGCTGCTGGTCGATGCCGCGGGTAACTAT contains:
- a CDS encoding DUF2075 domain-containing protein is translated as MTPFEIEQLTFSQPALKEWARGDERRRNWPVVYVIDGGEAKGAASVYVGETVNAASRMKQHLANPAKDGLRSVRVVFDETFNKSACLDLESHLIRWLAGDGQFTVMNGNEGIIDARYYERDVYRESFRDIFEQLRAEGIFQRTIPEIENSDLFKLSPFKVLTPEQAVAVEDIVEGLLEDLAAGTPSSSVIEGHPGTGKTIVAIFLMKLLADIRDYSDADEIESDSMFAEFFVPENRELLRDLRIGFVVPQQSLRESIKRVFKKTPKIAPEQILSPFDVGTSDTRWDILIVDETHRLNQRANQSSGVNNKRFIISNEKLFGADDPVKTQLDWIRAQSAHQIYLLDVEQTVRPADLPQAILRGLAEDARAQHRRYPLATQMRVHAGADYVAFVRGMLRGEAESGGRPDFGDYDLRLFDNLAEMRAEIFARNAEHGLARLIAGYAWDWKSNRDKMAFDIELDGLQLRWNSQSKDWISSPGSIDEVGSIHTVQGYDLNYAGVIIGNDLRYDSVAGRLYIDRDSYRDAKGKENNKQLGIVYSDGDLLEFIRNIYGVLLTRGIRGTYVYVCDPELRAYVERALAEAKQ